The Toxorhynchites rutilus septentrionalis strain SRP chromosome 3, ASM2978413v1, whole genome shotgun sequence genome includes a region encoding these proteins:
- the LOC129779587 gene encoding titin-like, with product MKIFIVLSVGLAVAIGAAIEKPQREVDVGADQDSKVVQKRGLSDYASGYEYHPEFLSGFKPSFAYDASWNVDNSDYLEHTLHDWKSDKHTVEKHTIIEKRVPVHIDRPVPYRVEVERKVPVYIEKKVPVHVDRPVPYPVKVPYPVEVERKVPVYVEKKVHIDRPVPYRVEVEKKVPVVVEKKVHVHVDRYVPVPVEVKVPVVHKVEVEVPKPYTVQIPKPFPVYIEKEVIKHVDRPVPVEVVKKVPVPVVHKVEVPKPYVVYVENGKHHDHHEQYKSTESAHNDNDEIQHQHNAQHLVQLQKENEYEQHQGVEHADDHCDDHHHEEQHHHIPSHHKRESEPTEV from the exons ATGAAG atATTCATTGTGCTATCTGTGGGATTGGCCGTGGCAATTGGAGCGGCCATCGAAAAACCCCAAAGGGAAGTGGATGTCGGTGCTGACCAGGACTCTAAAGTTGTACAAAAACGTGGACTTAGCGACTATGCCTCCGGCTATGAGTATCATCCGGAATTTTTGAGTGGTTTCAAACCATCGTTCGCATATGATGCTTCTTGGAATGTAGATAATTCGGATTACCTCGAACATACATTGCATGACTGGAAATCTGACAAACACACTGTCGAAAAACATACAATCATCGAAAAGCGAGTTCCCGTTCACATCGATCGTCCTGTCCCATACCGTGTTGAGGTTGAACGAAAAGTGCCAGTCTACATCGAGAAAAAGGTGCCAGTGCATGTAGACCGACCGGTGCCATATCCAGTCAAAGTTCCATATCCTGTTGAAGTCGAGCGAAAGGTTCCCGTGTACGTAGAGAAGAAGGTTCACATTGATCGTCCAGTCCCATACCGTGTCGAAGTGGAGAAGAAAGTTCCGGTCGTTGTTGAGAAGAAAGTTCacgttcatgtcgatcggtatGTTCCGGTCCCAGTGGAAGTCAAGGTTCCAGTAGTCCACAAGGTGGAAGTTGAAGTTCCGAAGCCATACACTGTCCAGATCCCGAAACCATTTCCGGTGTACATCGAGAAGGAAGTCATCAAACACGTTGATCGTCCAGTGCCAGTTGAAGTTGTGAAGAAGGTTCCTGTGCCTGTGGTGCACAAGGTTGAGGTTCCGAAACCATACGTTGTTTATGTCGAAAATGGAAAACACCATGACCATCATGAGCAATATAAGTCTACTGAATCGGCTCATAACGATAACGACGAGATCCAGCACCAGCATAACGCTCAACATTTAGTGCAACTCCAAAAAGAAAACGAATATGAGCAACACCAGGGTGTGGAGCACGCAGATGACCATTGTGATGATCATCACCATGAAGAACAACATCACCACATCCCGTCTCACCACAAGCGGGAGTCTGAACCTACTGAAGTGtaa